In the Microcebus murinus isolate Inina chromosome 14, M.murinus_Inina_mat1.0, whole genome shotgun sequence genome, one interval contains:
- the LOC142875619 gene encoding maestro heat-like repeat-containing protein family member 1: MNPFPLSMSSLVDRKVRMALVRFLEALGQRDYLSLPEGRVVIDYLLKLSQWDSSDEADIGLMSLKVLQTVSLPVLISMLCEPGNISAFVVLSDTATEVALREQALGQPPYLSSFYVRTPEFVSPQHLLSHLVLYAVKPYRENTFGVSSLRLLQALGPITALRLVASADVDQLWSTEIPQMLQMLYEHTEKSLDQEEWEDRLLQFYSRSLEAISDDSWLEQQTVTTLERIENGSDEEEQKAFLYKFFAFTLRTSSSPDLVRRMLSAVLNASHEEPQQREGIAVALAIVSLRHLRVALDQLEVYGANLTDKDRSCVLTLTKVTALAGVLPASRTWPSKASPRQSLCPSPGL, from the exons GTACGCATGGCCCTCGTGAGGTTCCTGGAGGCGCTGGGGCAGCGTGACTACCTGAGCCTTCCCGAGGGCAGGGTAGTCATAGATTACCTCCTGAAGCTCAGCCAGTGGGACTCCTCG gaTGAAGCGGACATTGGACTCATGTCTTTGAAAGTCCTGCAGACG GTGTCCTTGCCCGTTCTTATCAGCATGCTATGTGAGCCCGGCAACATCTCAGCTTTCGTGGTCTTGAGTGACACAGCCACAGAGGTGGCTCTGAGGGAACAAGCGCTGGGGCAGCCCCCCTACCTCAGCAGCTTCTATGTCAGGA CGCCTGAGTTCGTCTCCCCACAGCACCTGCTGAGCCATCTGGTG CTGTATGCTGTGAAGCCCTATCGCGAGAACACATTTGGAGTCAGCTCCCTGAGGCTCCTCCAAGCCCTGGGTCCCATCACCGCCCTGCGCCTTGTCGCCAGCGCAGACGTGGACCAGCTGTGGAGCACGGagatcccccagatgttgcagaTGCTGTATG AACACACAGAGAAGAGCCTGGATCAGGAGGAGTGGGAGGACAGGCTGCTCCAG tttTATAGCAGGTCACTGGAGGCCATCAGTGATGACAGCTGGCTGGAGCAACAGACTGTGACCACCCTGGAAAGGATAGAAAATGGCAGTGACGAGGAGGAACAGAAG GCCTTCCTCTACAAATTCTTTGCCTTCACCCTGCGGACCTCAAGCAGTCCGGACCTGGTGCGGAGGATGCTCTCTGCAGTGCTGAACGCCTCCCACGAGGAGCCGCAGCAGAGGGAG GGCATCGCCGTGGCACTCGCTATCGTGTCCCTGAGACACCTGAGGGTAGCTCTGGACCAGCTGGAAGTGTACGGCGCGAACCTCACCGACAAGGACAGATCGTGTGTCCTGACACTGACCAAGGTGACGGCATTGGCAGGAGTGCTGCCAGCCTCCCGCACATGGCCTTCCAAGGCCTCCCCTCGCCAGAGCCTCTGCCCTTCTCCAGGCCTTTGA